The following coding sequences lie in one Moritella viscosa genomic window:
- a CDS encoding putative membrane associated signaling protein, GGDEF family protein, giving the protein MKVRIAIYLVIIIGVIITYQVNRSEIKQLDKFQQSFQMVEGRLGEFFYQLQAIQYGMSQLSSLRNPSADEINLNFKRTEDDTCQISKRFSHDQMYDFETNFLVVSDGSGCEPNTVLHNKITETIKIAPMMTFMAGRAEDVISLYFISMDKFVITSPKYNALVIKPSEFESKLFKRPYMQKVLSVGVENLANNIFISGPYADLSLNKDVITFSIAIFMDKKFYGVLNMDILWEDLVAGIDSDFNIINEPNPLLGDSILSDPLSFDGIATDLRLVMPNSISDKLTYLITNSLVDIAFYFIAIVLAGWVLYTLKLRLVSQKLATESHHDPLTGLLNRRGFMSELKSVERHQYYSFMSIDLDNFKHVNDTYGHPVGDEVLIRVTTTIRHMIREKDMFFRLGGEEFGLLIAYNKDNKQIDIFERICDAVANLPHYSEDIEFHVTMSGGAITTSSIDQIKSIKSIIKQSDELLYAAKVAGKNRVLYGDFNSRNPIES; this is encoded by the coding sequence GTGAAAGTTAGAATTGCTATTTATTTAGTTATTATTATTGGTGTTATCATTACTTATCAGGTTAATCGCTCTGAGATTAAGCAGTTAGATAAATTCCAACAATCATTTCAAATGGTAGAAGGGCGTTTAGGTGAGTTTTTCTATCAACTTCAAGCTATCCAATATGGTATGTCACAACTGAGCAGTTTGCGTAATCCATCAGCGGATGAGATTAACTTAAACTTTAAACGTACCGAAGATGACACTTGTCAAATATCAAAGCGTTTTAGTCATGACCAAATGTATGACTTTGAGACTAATTTTTTGGTGGTGAGTGATGGTTCTGGTTGTGAACCAAATACGGTATTACATAATAAGATCACAGAGACAATTAAGATTGCACCAATGATGACATTTATGGCTGGTCGTGCTGAAGATGTGATTAGTCTTTATTTTATCTCTATGGACAAATTTGTGATTACTTCACCAAAATATAATGCTTTAGTTATTAAGCCGAGTGAATTTGAAAGTAAATTATTTAAACGACCTTATATGCAAAAAGTATTAAGTGTGGGTGTTGAAAATCTTGCAAATAATATTTTTATTTCAGGTCCTTATGCAGATCTTAGTTTGAATAAAGACGTAATTACTTTTTCCATTGCAATCTTTATGGATAAAAAGTTTTACGGTGTGCTTAACATGGATATTCTATGGGAAGATTTGGTTGCAGGTATTGACTCAGATTTCAATATTATTAATGAACCGAATCCATTACTCGGTGATTCAATACTTAGTGATCCGCTTAGCTTTGATGGTATAGCGACTGACTTACGCTTAGTTATGCCCAATTCAATTAGCGATAAACTCACTTATTTAATTACAAATAGCCTTGTTGATATTGCATTTTATTTTATTGCGATTGTTCTTGCTGGTTGGGTATTATACACGCTGAAACTACGTCTTGTGTCGCAAAAGTTAGCAACTGAATCACACCATGATCCGTTAACGGGTCTATTAAATCGTCGTGGTTTTATGTCTGAGCTAAAAAGTGTTGAACGTCATCAATATTATTCTTTCATGAGCATCGATTTGGATAATTTTAAGCATGTTAACGATACTTATGGTCATCCTGTCGGCGATGAAGTTCTTATTCGGGTTACAACTACAATTCGGCATATGATCCGTGAAAAAGATATGTTTTTCCGTCTCGGTGGTGAAGAGTTTGGTTTGTTGATTGCTTATAACAAAGACAATAAACAAATTGATATTTTTGAACGTATCTGTGATGCGGTCGCTAACTTACCGCATTATAGCGAGGATATTGAATTTCACGTCACCATGTCTGGTGGTGCTATCACTACGTCTTCGATTGATCAAATTAAATCAATTAAAAGCATTATAAAGCAGTCGGATGAACTTTTGTATGCAGCTAAGGTCGCAGGTAAAAACCGTGTACTATATGGCGATTTTAACAGCCGTAATCCAATCGAATCCTAA
- the glpK gene encoding glycerol kinase, whose protein sequence is MTEKKYIIALDQGTTSSRAVILDHDANIVSVSQREFTQIYPQAGWVEHDPLEIYATQSSVLVETLAKTGISSDEIAAIGITNQRETTIVWNKETGKPVYNAIVWQCRRTADMCEKLKEQNEGFEDYVRENTGLVVDPYFSGTKIKWILDNVEGAREDAEAGKLLFGTVDTWLVWKMSQGRVHVTDHTNASRTMLFNINTLQWDEKLLKILDIPLSMMAEVKSSSEVYGQVNIGGKGGTRIPLAGIAGDQQAALYGQMCVEQGQAKNTYGTGCFLLMNTGKEKVTSKNGLLTTLACGPRGEVAYALEGAVFMGGASIQWLRDEMKLLSDAKDSEYFATKVETSNGVYVVPAFTGLGAPYWDAYARGTIVGLTRGVGANHIIRATLESIAYQTRDVLDAMQADSGIKLAELRVDGGAVANNFLMQFQADVLDTTVLRPAVTEVTALGAAYLAGLAVGFWDGLDELSDKAVIEKSFEAHDDEVKRQRRYRGWKRAVKAAQSWSEGHDEEDDLL, encoded by the coding sequence ATGACTGAGAAAAAATACATTATTGCTTTAGACCAAGGAACAACTAGTTCTCGTGCCGTTATTCTTGACCACGATGCAAATATTGTCAGCGTTTCTCAACGTGAATTTACACAAATCTATCCGCAAGCCGGCTGGGTTGAACATGATCCACTTGAAATTTATGCAACTCAGAGCTCAGTGTTAGTTGAAACGTTAGCGAAAACAGGTATCAGCAGTGATGAAATCGCAGCTATCGGTATTACTAACCAACGTGAAACAACCATTGTTTGGAATAAAGAAACAGGCAAGCCAGTTTATAACGCAATTGTATGGCAGTGTCGTCGTACTGCAGATATGTGCGAGAAACTAAAAGAACAAAATGAAGGTTTTGAAGATTATGTTCGTGAAAACACTGGTCTGGTTGTTGACCCGTATTTTTCAGGTACAAAAATTAAATGGATCCTTGATAATGTAGAGGGTGCTCGTGAAGACGCTGAAGCAGGTAAACTACTGTTCGGTACGGTTGACACTTGGTTAGTTTGGAAAATGTCACAAGGGCGCGTTCATGTAACAGACCACACAAATGCATCACGTACAATGTTGTTTAACATCAATACACTACAGTGGGATGAGAAACTACTTAAGATTCTTGATATTCCACTATCAATGATGGCAGAAGTGAAATCTTCTTCAGAAGTGTATGGTCAAGTGAACATCGGTGGTAAGGGTGGTACGCGTATCCCTCTTGCTGGCATCGCGGGCGATCAGCAAGCTGCACTTTATGGTCAAATGTGCGTAGAGCAAGGTCAAGCTAAAAATACCTATGGTACTGGTTGTTTCTTATTAATGAACACTGGTAAAGAAAAAGTAACATCTAAGAATGGTCTATTAACTACGTTAGCATGTGGTCCACGCGGTGAAGTTGCATACGCACTCGAAGGTGCAGTATTCATGGGTGGCGCTTCTATCCAATGGCTACGTGACGAAATGAAGTTACTTTCAGATGCAAAAGATTCTGAATACTTTGCGACTAAAGTTGAGACTTCAAATGGTGTTTACGTTGTTCCTGCGTTTACTGGTTTAGGTGCTCCGTACTGGGATGCATACGCACGCGGTACGATTGTTGGTCTAACTCGTGGTGTGGGTGCTAACCACATTATCCGTGCAACACTAGAAAGTATCGCGTATCAAACACGTGACGTACTGGATGCGATGCAAGCTGATTCAGGTATTAAGCTAGCTGAACTACGTGTAGATGGTGGCGCTGTAGCAAATAACTTCCTAATGCAATTCCAAGCTGATGTACTAGATACAACGGTATTACGCCCTGCAGTAACGGAAGTTACAGCATTAGGTGCTGCATACCTTGCTGGTCTTGCTGTTGGTTTCTGGGATGGCCTTGACGAACTTTCTGACAAAGCTGTTATCGAAAAATCATTTGAAGCACATGATGATGAAGTAAAACGTCAACGTCGTTACCGTGGTTGGAAACGTGCTGTTAAAGCTGCGCAATCATGGTCTGAAGGTCATGACGAAGAAGATGATTTACTGTAA
- a CDS encoding putative lipoprotein (No significant database matches), protein MMCNLAIILLPLGLLIACDSSEKATEQEEPDKSAIEQSYDDAKSTAKDVLDTTKAAAVSAVDEAKEMADDVKDASVDAWESTKQSTANAIDTASEATSDAYNKTKDKAKTALESVSEAASDTSESATEVMDDVKKQTDDKIQD, encoded by the coding sequence ATGATGTGTAACCTTGCAATTATTTTATTACCTTTGGGTTTACTCATTGCTTGTGATAGTAGTGAAAAAGCCACTGAGCAAGAAGAACCGGATAAGAGTGCCATAGAGCAGAGCTATGATGATGCAAAGAGTACAGCTAAGGATGTGTTAGATACAACTAAAGCCGCTGCTGTAAGCGCTGTCGATGAGGCTAAAGAAATGGCTGATGATGTTAAGGATGCGTCTGTAGATGCTTGGGAAAGTACAAAACAAAGTACAGCTAATGCAATAGATACAGCGTCAGAAGCAACCAGTGATGCTTATAATAAAACGAAAGACAAAGCTAAGACTGCACTTGAGTCTGTGTCTGAAGCAGCATCTGACACGAGTGAGTCAGCTACAGAAGTAATGGATGATGTAAAAAAACAGACAGACGATAAAATCCAAGATTAA
- the glpF gene encoding glycerol uptake facilitator protein: MANNKQHTLMGECLAEFIGTGLLIFFGVGCVAALVLTGASFGQWEISIIWGMGVAVAIYCTAGVSGAHINPAVTIALAAFHGFDKSKVLPYIFAQLSGAFCSAALVYGLYNNLFTDYEIANGFLRNSEAALSTAGIFSTYPHPSLTFIGAFAVEFVITAVLMFAILALGDEHNGEPRGAMNPVLIGVLIAVIGGSLGPLTGFAMNPARDFGPKLFAYFAGWDYALTGAKDIPYFIVPILGPIVGACFGGWLYPKVIGQYLPSAGHGCTIPNQCDDESAEGVVAKV; encoded by the coding sequence ATGGCTAACAATAAACAGCATACTCTGATGGGCGAATGCCTAGCTGAGTTTATTGGCACTGGACTGTTAATCTTTTTTGGTGTCGGCTGTGTAGCTGCATTAGTATTAACAGGCGCTAGTTTTGGTCAATGGGAAATCAGTATTATTTGGGGTATGGGGGTAGCAGTTGCTATTTACTGTACGGCCGGTGTATCTGGTGCTCACATTAACCCTGCTGTGACGATTGCTTTAGCAGCTTTTCACGGATTTGATAAAAGCAAAGTATTACCTTATATTTTCGCTCAGTTATCAGGAGCTTTCTGTTCAGCTGCTTTAGTATACGGCTTATATAACAACTTATTTACTGACTACGAAATCGCGAACGGTTTCCTACGTAACAGTGAAGCAGCGCTATCAACAGCGGGTATTTTCTCAACTTACCCACACCCATCATTAACATTCATTGGCGCATTTGCGGTTGAGTTTGTTATTACTGCAGTATTAATGTTCGCTATCTTAGCGTTAGGTGATGAGCATAACGGTGAACCACGCGGCGCAATGAACCCTGTTCTTATCGGTGTGTTAATTGCTGTCATTGGCGGTTCTTTAGGTCCACTAACTGGTTTTGCAATGAACCCTGCACGTGACTTTGGTCCAAAACTATTCGCTTATTTCGCGGGTTGGGATTATGCACTAACAGGCGCTAAAGATATTCCTTACTTCATCGTACCAATTTTAGGTCCAATTGTAGGTGCATGTTTTGGTGGTTGGTTGTATCCAAAAGTGATTGGTCAATATCTACCATCAGCAGGTCACGGTTGTACTATCCCAAACCAGTGTGATGATGAATCAGCTGAAGGTGTAGTTGCTAAAGTATAG
- a CDS encoding membrane protein: MFMEMGILLFVFSMIAVAIFVQARKVILTKKRQVLAAQRRSIEETEMVLKYATSLAFSTKLTILLHQRIIAALKNILTVEPLSDKIKHHITQQKMHIATAKIVSPSGLFIEPVDEQTTIDLARNIARLKAILRHELHKRNISLEDCVTEESKLEKIRLKLRLSNCLIKATTFFEHEKYSTAVKMLNENITLIEAIDLKDDFLIDKRDNMIKLLNKSTYQLAEIESQSKLDEQPEKTSALDTLFDQQQPR; encoded by the coding sequence ATGTTCATGGAAATGGGTATCCTACTCTTTGTATTTTCAATGATTGCCGTTGCAATTTTTGTACAAGCAAGAAAAGTAATATTAACCAAAAAGCGCCAAGTTTTAGCGGCACAACGTCGGTCTATAGAAGAAACCGAAATGGTTTTAAAGTACGCGACCTCGCTTGCATTCAGCACAAAACTTACGATCTTATTACACCAACGTATTATCGCCGCGCTCAAAAACATTTTAACCGTCGAACCACTGAGCGATAAAATTAAACATCATATTACTCAACAAAAAATGCATATTGCGACAGCTAAAATAGTATCTCCATCAGGTCTATTTATTGAACCTGTTGATGAGCAAACCACAATTGACTTAGCACGAAATATTGCACGTCTCAAAGCAATTTTGCGTCACGAGCTACACAAAAGAAACATCTCATTAGAAGATTGCGTCACTGAAGAATCTAAGTTGGAAAAGATTCGATTAAAACTGCGTTTGAGTAATTGCCTAATCAAAGCGACTACGTTTTTTGAGCATGAAAAATATAGCACTGCGGTAAAAATGTTAAATGAAAATATTACATTAATCGAAGCTATCGATCTCAAAGATGATTTTTTAATAGATAAACGAGACAACATGATTAAACTATTAAATAAATCGACCTATCAATTAGCTGAAATCGAATCTCAAAGTAAATTAGATGAACAACCAGAAAAGACTTCAGCACTTGATACTTTATTTGACCAACAACAACCCCGATAA
- a CDS encoding MFS transporter produces the protein MGTFACTNPRSSTFVPVVGLSFFAIASGFLMSLIPLSLPSFGLSLTLTPWLVSIFYLGLLIGSLQIERVVARIGHRLAFILFLSVLLLSIFLMIAVPTAATWLASRFIAGIAVAGVFVVVESWLLMADTAKQRAKRLGLYMTSLYGGNSLGQLGLVPIGVEGVFPYSMVIAVLLIAILPPLLIRVGQPDCTGHQKIKLAELKTLSRPAILGCLVSGMLMAPVYGLMPLYIKAQTGSAEQTGMLMAIIILGGMLVQPLVSYLSPKMSKTLLMSLFCLLGVLGIIGILTTRDSVLLSSSYMLLGASVFSIYPIAISLACDNLSISKIVSATEIMLLSYSVGSVVGPVAAQGFKHYNNGLVTYLGVCMLTMCIYMLIKSATSKPSDHSAISQ, from the coding sequence GTGGGAACATTCGCCTGCACAAACCCACGAAGCAGTACTTTCGTACCTGTTGTTGGTTTGTCATTTTTTGCTATTGCATCTGGCTTTTTAATGAGCCTAATTCCGTTATCACTACCATCATTTGGTCTAAGTCTGACACTAACACCTTGGCTAGTAAGTATCTTTTATCTGGGACTACTAATTGGTTCATTACAGATAGAAAGAGTCGTCGCCAGAATAGGTCATCGCCTTGCGTTTATTTTATTTTTAAGTGTGTTGTTATTATCAATATTTTTAATGATCGCAGTGCCTACGGCCGCAACGTGGTTAGCGTCTCGTTTTATTGCAGGTATTGCTGTAGCTGGCGTATTTGTTGTTGTTGAATCTTGGCTATTAATGGCTGACACAGCAAAACAACGTGCAAAGCGTCTTGGTTTATATATGACATCTCTATACGGTGGTAACTCACTTGGTCAGTTAGGACTTGTACCAATCGGCGTCGAGGGGGTTTTTCCTTATAGCATGGTGATTGCTGTATTGTTGATTGCCATACTACCACCACTATTAATTAGAGTAGGACAACCTGATTGTACTGGCCATCAAAAGATCAAGTTAGCAGAACTAAAAACACTTAGCCGACCTGCAATTTTGGGTTGCTTAGTGTCGGGTATGTTAATGGCACCTGTTTATGGTTTGATGCCTTTGTATATTAAAGCGCAAACAGGTAGTGCTGAGCAGACGGGAATGTTGATGGCGATCATTATTTTAGGTGGCATGTTAGTACAACCATTAGTCAGCTATTTATCACCAAAAATGAGTAAGACATTGCTAATGTCTTTATTCTGCTTGCTTGGCGTGTTAGGGATTATCGGGATATTAACGACCCGTGATTCGGTGTTATTAAGTTCAAGCTATATGCTATTAGGTGCGAGTGTATTCTCGATATACCCGATTGCGATCTCGCTAGCGTGCGATAATTTAAGCATTAGTAAAATTGTTTCGGCAACAGAGATCATGCTATTAAGTTATAGCGTGGGTTCCGTTGTTGGCCCTGTTGCAGCACAAGGCTTTAAGCATTATAACAACGGCTTAGTTACATACCTTGGTGTTTGCATGTTAACGATGTGTATATACATGCTTATAAAAAGTGCGACATCAAAGCCAAGCGATCATTCTGCTATCTCGCAGTAG